Proteins encoded together in one Mycobacterium sp. MS1601 window:
- a CDS encoding oxidoreductase — translation MGLFDRFRRSGTARGTDPAADLRYMREWVATHSGVEAFVEPKTTVTELTVVLVANDGEWTRRRVGGEKGARRLSDQLKIPVYDVQKVGYPQRMRDHDARRRVERKRALRDELAAED, via the coding sequence TTGGGATTGTTCGACAGGTTCCGGCGCAGCGGAACCGCCCGCGGCACCGACCCTGCCGCTGACCTGCGGTACATGCGCGAATGGGTCGCCACCCACAGCGGTGTGGAGGCTTTCGTCGAGCCCAAGACCACGGTTACCGAGCTAACGGTGGTGCTGGTCGCCAACGACGGCGAATGGACCCGGCGCCGGGTCGGCGGAGAGAAGGGCGCCCGACGGCTGTCCGATCAGCTGAAAATCCCCGTCTACGACGTCCAGAAGGTCGGCTACCCGCAGCGCATGCGCGACCACGACGCCCGCCGCCGGGTGGAACGCAAGCGAGCCCTACGCGACGAGCTGGCCGCGGAGGACTAG
- a CDS encoding DUF4191 domain-containing protein, which yields MATRNKAEAKEAKAQAKAARKAASKQRRSQLWQAFQMQRKEDKRLLPYMIGAFVLIVALSVGAGIAIGGFTMWMLIPLGVVLGALVAFIIFGRRAQKSVYRKAEGQTGAAAWALDNLRGRWRVTPGVAATGNFDAVHRVIGRPGVIFVGEGNAGRVKPLLAQEKKRTARLVGDVPIYDIIVGNGEGEVPLAKLERHLNKLPANINTKQMDSLESRLQALGTKMGPAAMPKGPLPNAAKLRGVQRKVQRR from the coding sequence ATGGCAACCCGCAACAAAGCTGAGGCCAAAGAGGCAAAGGCCCAGGCGAAGGCCGCCCGCAAGGCCGCATCCAAGCAGCGCCGCAGCCAGCTGTGGCAGGCCTTCCAGATGCAGCGCAAGGAGGACAAGCGTCTCCTGCCGTACATGATCGGCGCGTTTGTGCTGATCGTGGCGCTGTCGGTGGGTGCGGGCATCGCCATCGGCGGTTTCACCATGTGGATGCTGATCCCGCTGGGTGTGGTGCTCGGTGCGTTGGTCGCCTTCATCATCTTCGGGCGCCGGGCCCAGAAATCGGTGTACCGCAAGGCCGAGGGGCAGACCGGCGCCGCAGCCTGGGCGCTGGACAACCTGCGCGGCCGTTGGCGGGTCACTCCCGGGGTGGCCGCCACCGGGAACTTCGACGCTGTGCATCGGGTGATCGGCCGCCCGGGTGTGATCTTCGTCGGCGAGGGCAACGCCGGCCGGGTCAAGCCTCTGCTGGCTCAGGAGAAGAAGCGCACCGCCCGCCTGGTCGGCGATGTGCCGATCTACGACATCATCGTCGGCAACGGCGAAGGCGAGGTGCCGCTGGCCAAGCTGGAGCGTCACCTCAACAAGTTGCCCGCCAACATCAACACCAAGCAGATGGACTCGTTGGAGTCCCGCCTGCAGGCGCTGGGCACCAAGATGGGGCCGGCTGCGATGCCGAAGGGCCCGCTGCCCAATGCCGCCAAGCTGCGCGGTGTGCAGCGCAAGGTGCAGCGTCGCTGA
- a CDS encoding SDR family oxidoreductase → MEPRFINSVDDVRIATYEQGNPDGPTLVLTHGWPDSHVLWDGVVPLLADKFRIIRFDNRGVGASTVPAPVDAYRMERFADDLEAVITTLAPGEPVHVLGHDWGSVATWEYLGRPGAGDRVASFTSVSGPSTDHYKAAIWRDLARPHRPLRFLKAAERLLRLTYMFPLATPVLTPLVMRALFSGRRGTVLLTDGAKRFRSDTTATDLVNSLKIYRAMVRQSPRRYRSDHYVSVPVQLIVNTKDPVVRPHGLDAVSQWAPRLWRRDIMAGHWAPMTHPQVLARAVTELVEHLDGAPAARELLRAQVGRPRKPFGDTLVSVTGAGSGIGRATAVAFAAQGAEVVVSDINEDMVKETAAQIAAAGGVVHPYVLDVSDAGAMERFADQVCTAHGVPDVVVNNAGIGQAGDFLDTPAEQFDRVLDVNLGGVVNGCRAFAGRLVARGTGGHIVNVASMAAYAPSQGLNAYCTSKAAVYMFSDCLRAELSSAGIGLTTICPGVVDTDIVRTTRFDVPADKVVAAEAARGRAQKAFGARHYGPEKVAAAIIASVHKNTAVRPVTPEAHLVYGVARVAPQILRSTARGKLV, encoded by the coding sequence ATGGAGCCGAGGTTCATCAACAGCGTTGACGACGTACGCATCGCCACCTACGAGCAGGGCAATCCGGACGGGCCCACGTTGGTCCTGACTCACGGTTGGCCGGACTCCCACGTGCTGTGGGACGGCGTGGTGCCGCTGCTGGCCGACAAGTTCCGCATCATTCGCTTCGACAACCGCGGGGTGGGCGCCTCGACGGTGCCCGCACCGGTGGACGCCTATCGGATGGAACGTTTCGCCGACGACCTCGAGGCCGTCATCACCACCCTGGCGCCCGGGGAGCCGGTACACGTGCTCGGCCACGACTGGGGATCCGTGGCCACCTGGGAGTACCTGGGCCGCCCCGGCGCCGGGGACCGGGTGGCCTCGTTCACCTCCGTCTCGGGGCCCAGCACCGACCACTACAAGGCGGCCATCTGGCGCGATCTGGCCCGCCCGCACCGCCCGCTGCGGTTCCTGAAGGCAGCGGAGCGGCTGTTGCGGCTGACGTACATGTTCCCGCTGGCGACGCCGGTGCTCACCCCGCTGGTGATGCGCGCGCTGTTCTCCGGCCGACGAGGCACGGTCCTGCTCACCGACGGCGCCAAGCGCTTCCGAAGCGACACCACCGCAACGGATCTGGTGAATTCGCTCAAGATCTACCGCGCCATGGTGAGGCAGTCGCCGCGGCGGTACCGCAGCGATCACTACGTCAGCGTGCCGGTGCAGCTGATCGTCAACACCAAGGACCCGGTGGTGCGTCCGCACGGGTTGGACGCCGTGTCGCAGTGGGCGCCGCGGCTGTGGCGCCGCGACATCATGGCCGGGCACTGGGCTCCGATGACGCACCCGCAGGTGCTGGCCCGCGCGGTCACCGAACTGGTCGAGCACCTCGACGGCGCTCCGGCCGCGCGTGAATTGCTGCGTGCGCAGGTGGGACGACCCCGGAAACCGTTCGGCGACACCCTGGTCTCGGTCACCGGCGCGGGCAGCGGCATCGGCCGCGCCACCGCGGTGGCATTCGCGGCGCAGGGCGCCGAGGTGGTGGTCAGCGACATCAACGAAGACATGGTGAAGGAAACCGCGGCACAGATCGCCGCGGCGGGCGGGGTGGTCCATCCCTACGTGCTGGACGTCTCGGATGCCGGTGCGATGGAACGCTTCGCCGATCAGGTGTGCACCGCGCACGGCGTGCCGGACGTGGTGGTGAACAACGCAGGCATCGGGCAGGCCGGTGACTTCCTGGACACCCCGGCCGAGCAGTTCGACCGTGTGTTGGACGTCAACCTCGGTGGGGTGGTGAACGGCTGCCGTGCCTTCGCCGGTCGACTGGTGGCCCGTGGCACCGGCGGACACATCGTCAACGTCGCCTCCATGGCGGCCTACGCGCCGTCGCAGGGCCTGAACGCCTACTGCACGTCCAAGGCCGCCGTGTACATGTTCTCCGACTGTCTGCGTGCCGAACTGAGTTCTGCCGGAATCGGTTTGACAACCATCTGCCCTGGCGTGGTCGACACCGACATCGTGCGCACCACCCGCTTCGACGTGCCCGCCGACAAGGTGGTGGCCGCCGAGGCCGCCCGCGGGCGGGCGCAGAAGGCCTTCGGCGCCCGGCACTACGGGCCGGAGAAGGTGGCGGCGGCCATCATCGCATCGGTACACAAGAACACGGCGGTACGGCCCGTCACCCCCGAGGCGCACCTGGTCTACGGCGTCGCCCGGGTGGCGCCGCAGATCCTGCGCAGCACCGCCCGGGGCAAGCTCGTCTAG
- a CDS encoding amidohydrolase: MCTACEWAPHFAAYGRGPTLSRRSAMRAAALVVTTGALGATVGPNAAQAAPTGPADLVFCNGSVYTVAGPTPWAQAVAVTGNTIGYVGDDAGVQPFIGAGTRVVDLNGRLLMPGFVEGHTHPFLGSFLTSGVDLQVPTLADAQAAIAQYAQQHPEGPVRGFGWRVDMFGPDGPTRADLDSVLPDRPGFFFAIDGHSLWANSKALELAGVNRDTPDPVPGFSYYARDTSGDPTGYILEVNAVLGLVNAVEPISAETMDRLMREWLPKASAAGITSVFDAGVPPIGDDQASILRLYTETERSGELPFRVVASYSVRAAPVDGTVEAFRRVRDEISGELVSVDVVKVIGDGTQGGYTAWLLEPYADKPDSIGGSPFTLDQWHQVVREVDAAGFDVHIHACGERTVRTGLDAVEAAIAANPPRDRRHTIAHLVYVADSDNPRFAQLGVIAQFSANWSSGDPDTLENMAARYGSPRKDLMYRTQDVLRSGGRVSLGTDWPAAGYFSTYKPLDSIQVGVTRQLIEDPNAPVLSPVDQRLTVEQAVHANTLGAAYQIRLDDRVGSVEVGKRADLIVLERNIFEIDPHDIHAANIQMTVMNGRVYFEV; the protein is encoded by the coding sequence ATGTGTACCGCGTGCGAGTGGGCTCCACATTTTGCGGCCTACGGCCGTGGCCCGACCTTGAGCCGTCGCTCGGCCATGCGGGCCGCCGCGTTGGTGGTCACCACAGGGGCTCTGGGCGCCACCGTCGGCCCGAATGCGGCTCAGGCCGCCCCCACCGGACCGGCCGACCTGGTGTTCTGCAACGGTTCCGTCTACACGGTGGCCGGCCCCACCCCGTGGGCGCAGGCGGTGGCCGTCACCGGCAACACCATCGGCTACGTCGGCGACGACGCGGGCGTCCAGCCGTTCATCGGCGCCGGTACCCGCGTGGTCGATCTGAACGGGCGGCTGCTCATGCCGGGCTTCGTCGAGGGCCACACCCATCCGTTCCTCGGCTCGTTTCTGACCTCGGGTGTCGATCTGCAGGTGCCGACGCTGGCCGACGCGCAGGCCGCCATCGCGCAGTACGCACAGCAGCATCCGGAGGGGCCGGTGCGCGGATTCGGTTGGCGGGTGGACATGTTCGGCCCCGACGGTCCCACCCGTGCCGATCTGGACTCGGTGCTGCCGGACCGCCCCGGTTTCTTCTTCGCCATCGACGGCCACAGCCTGTGGGCCAACAGCAAGGCCCTGGAGCTGGCCGGGGTCAACCGCGACACCCCCGATCCGGTTCCGGGATTCAGTTACTACGCCCGCGACACCAGTGGTGACCCCACCGGGTACATCCTCGAGGTCAACGCGGTGCTCGGTCTGGTCAACGCGGTGGAACCGATCTCTGCCGAGACCATGGACAGATTGATGCGCGAGTGGCTCCCGAAAGCCTCCGCCGCCGGCATCACCTCGGTGTTCGACGCCGGCGTTCCTCCCATCGGCGATGACCAGGCCTCGATCCTGAGGCTGTACACCGAGACCGAACGCAGCGGTGAGCTGCCGTTCCGGGTTGTCGCGTCGTACTCGGTGCGCGCGGCGCCGGTGGACGGCACCGTCGAGGCGTTCCGGCGGGTCCGTGACGAGATCTCCGGCGAGCTGGTTTCGGTCGACGTCGTGAAGGTCATCGGCGACGGCACCCAGGGCGGTTACACCGCGTGGCTGCTCGAGCCGTATGCCGACAAACCGGATTCGATCGGCGGTTCACCGTTCACACTCGATCAATGGCACCAGGTGGTGCGCGAGGTCGACGCCGCCGGGTTCGACGTCCACATCCATGCCTGCGGAGAACGCACGGTCCGCACCGGGCTGGATGCCGTCGAAGCAGCCATCGCCGCCAATCCCCCGCGCGACCGCAGGCACACCATCGCGCACCTGGTCTACGTCGCCGACAGCGACAATCCGCGCTTCGCGCAGCTCGGCGTCATCGCGCAGTTCTCCGCGAACTGGTCGTCGGGTGATCCAGACACCCTGGAGAACATGGCCGCACGTTACGGATCGCCGCGCAAGGACCTGATGTACCGCACCCAGGACGTTCTGCGCTCGGGTGGGCGGGTGTCGCTGGGCACCGACTGGCCCGCGGCGGGTTACTTCTCCACCTACAAGCCGCTGGACTCCATCCAGGTGGGCGTCACTCGGCAGTTGATCGAGGACCCGAACGCACCGGTGCTCTCCCCCGTCGACCAGCGACTGACCGTCGAACAGGCCGTGCACGCGAACACGTTGGGGGCGGCCTACCAGATCCGCCTCGACGACCGGGTGGGCTCGGTCGAGGTGGGTAAGCGAGCCGATCTGATCGTGCTCGAGCGCAACATCTTCGAGATCGATCCGCACGACATCCACGCCGCCAACATTCAGATGACGGTGATGAACGGGCGCGTCTACTTCGAGGTCTAG
- a CDS encoding TIGR01777 family oxidoreductase — MSTVAVAGSSGLIGSALVYALRATDHRVVRIVRRAPSNPDELHWNPDTGEFDTSGLAEVDAVVNLCGVNVGGSRWSGAFKQSLRDSRITPTEVLAAAVADAGVPTLINASAVGFYGDTRDRVVDESSGPGAGFLARLCLDWEAATVVADAAGTRVVHTRSGLVLSPAGGVLGRLRPLFSLGLGARLGNGRQYMPWISLEDEVRALLFAIFHDELSGPVNLTGPAPVTNAEFTTALGRALNRPTPMIAPGFVITTMLGEFAQEGLLTGQRAIPAALERAGFRFHHQTIGEALSFAISRGEPA, encoded by the coding sequence ATGAGCACCGTCGCCGTGGCCGGCTCGTCCGGCCTCATCGGTTCGGCACTGGTCTACGCACTGCGCGCCACCGATCACCGCGTGGTGCGCATCGTGCGCAGAGCGCCGTCGAATCCTGATGAGCTGCACTGGAATCCGGACACCGGCGAGTTCGATACCAGCGGTCTGGCCGAGGTCGACGCGGTGGTGAACCTGTGCGGCGTCAACGTCGGCGGGTCACGCTGGTCGGGGGCGTTCAAGCAGAGCCTGCGCGACAGCCGCATCACCCCCACCGAGGTGCTGGCCGCGGCGGTCGCCGACGCCGGAGTACCCACGCTGATCAACGCCAGCGCGGTCGGGTTCTACGGCGACACCCGCGACCGGGTGGTGGATGAGAGCAGTGGGCCGGGCGCGGGCTTCCTGGCCCGATTGTGCCTGGACTGGGAAGCCGCCACCGTGGTGGCGGACGCAGCCGGGACCAGGGTGGTGCACACCCGCTCAGGGCTGGTGCTCTCCCCCGCAGGCGGCGTGCTGGGTCGGCTGCGGCCGCTGTTCTCCCTGGGTCTGGGCGCCCGGCTGGGCAACGGCCGCCAGTACATGCCGTGGATCAGCCTCGAAGACGAAGTGCGGGCACTGCTGTTCGCGATCTTCCACGACGAGCTGTCCGGCCCGGTGAACCTGACCGGGCCTGCGCCGGTGACCAACGCCGAGTTCACCACTGCGCTGGGCCGCGCGCTCAACCGTCCGACGCCGATGATCGCCCCGGGTTTCGTGATCACCACGATGCTCGGGGAGTTCGCCCAGGAGGGTCTGCTGACCGGTCAGCGAGCCATCCCCGCGGCACTGGAGCGGGCCGGCTTCCGGTTCCATCACCAGACCATCGGCGAAGCGCTGAGCTTCGCGATCAGCCGCGGTGAACCGGCGTAG
- a CDS encoding RDD family protein, producing the protein MPSALSSWLSGPEPADSGHPSAYPGEAFDLPESGPGSLARSGRRFAALLVDWLIAYGLAGLCISFGLFSTAWLSTAVLVIWLVLGAVSVRLFSFTPGQYALGLMVVSVDNRMHVGIGRAFLRGLLLTLVIPALFMDSDMRGMQDKFTFTAVVRR; encoded by the coding sequence ATGCCTAGCGCGCTCTCCTCCTGGCTGTCCGGCCCCGAGCCTGCGGATTCGGGACACCCGTCCGCCTACCCGGGAGAAGCGTTCGATTTGCCCGAGTCCGGGCCCGGATCGCTGGCCCGATCGGGGCGTCGATTCGCCGCATTGTTGGTCGACTGGCTGATCGCCTATGGGCTGGCCGGGCTGTGCATCAGCTTCGGATTGTTCTCCACGGCGTGGCTGTCCACCGCCGTACTGGTGATCTGGCTGGTGCTCGGCGCGGTCTCGGTGCGGCTGTTCAGCTTCACGCCGGGCCAATATGCGCTGGGTCTGATGGTGGTCTCTGTGGACAACCGCATGCACGTGGGTATCGGCCGCGCCTTCTTGCGCGGTCTACTGCTCACGCTGGTGATCCCGGCGCTGTTCATGGACAGCGACATGCGGGGCATGCAGGACAAGTTCACCTTCACCGCCGTCGTCCGCAGGTAA
- the sucB gene encoding 2-oxoglutarate dehydrogenase, E2 component, dihydrolipoamide succinyltransferase gives MAVSVQMPALGESVTEGTVTRWLKQEGDTVEVDEPLLEVSTDKVDTEIPSPAAGVLTKIVAQEDDTVEVGGELAVIGDAEEGESGGTTEPEATPSEEAAPEPEAEAEPEPEAEPEPEPAAESSGGEATSVKMPELGESVTEGTVTRWLKNVGDSVEVDEPLVEVSTDKVDTEIPSPVAGTLLSITADEDDTVAVGGELAKIGDKGAAPKAEPKPEPKPEPKPEPKPEPKPEPKPEPKPEPKPEPKPEPKAEDAPSGDGSPYVTPLVRKLAAENNVDLAAVKGTGVGGRIRKQDVLAAAEEAKKPAAAPAEKPAAPAAKAAAPAESPLAHLRGTTQKANRIRQITAKKTRESLQTTAQLTQVHEVDMTKIVALRAKAKKSFAEREGVNLTYLPFIARAVIDALKAHPNINASYNEDAKEITYYDAEHLGFAVDTDQGLLSPVVKNAGDLSLGGLARAINDIASRARSGNLKPDELSGGTFTITNIGSQGALFDTPILVPPQAAMLGTGAIVKRPRVIVDEFGNESIGVRSVSYLPLTYDHRLVDGADAGRFLTTVKRRLEEGAFEGDLGL, from the coding sequence ATGGCCGTTTCAGTCCAGATGCCCGCACTCGGTGAGAGCGTCACCGAGGGGACTGTCACCCGCTGGCTCAAACAAGAAGGTGACACCGTCGAAGTCGACGAGCCACTTCTGGAGGTCTCCACCGACAAGGTGGACACCGAGATCCCGTCCCCGGCCGCCGGTGTGCTCACCAAGATCGTGGCCCAGGAGGACGACACGGTCGAGGTCGGCGGCGAGCTGGCCGTCATCGGCGACGCCGAAGAGGGCGAGAGCGGCGGCACCACCGAACCCGAAGCCACCCCGAGCGAGGAAGCGGCTCCAGAGCCTGAGGCAGAAGCCGAGCCCGAGCCCGAAGCGGAGCCGGAACCCGAGCCTGCCGCCGAGTCGTCCGGCGGCGAGGCCACCTCGGTGAAGATGCCTGAGCTCGGCGAGTCGGTCACCGAAGGCACCGTCACCCGCTGGCTGAAGAACGTCGGCGATTCGGTCGAGGTGGACGAGCCGCTGGTCGAGGTCTCCACCGACAAGGTCGACACCGAGATCCCGTCGCCGGTGGCGGGCACGCTGCTGAGCATCACCGCCGACGAGGACGACACGGTCGCCGTCGGCGGCGAGCTGGCCAAGATCGGTGACAAGGGAGCGGCCCCGAAGGCCGAGCCCAAGCCCGAGCCGAAGCCGGAACCGAAGCCCGAGCCGAAGCCGGAACCGAAGCCCGAGCCGAAGCCGGAACCCAAGCCCGAACCGAAACCCGAGCCCAAGCCCGAACCCAAGGCCGAGGACGCGCCGTCCGGTGACGGCAGCCCGTACGTGACCCCGCTGGTGCGCAAGCTGGCGGCGGAGAACAACGTCGACCTGGCGGCGGTGAAGGGCACCGGTGTCGGTGGCCGCATCCGCAAGCAGGACGTGCTGGCCGCGGCCGAAGAAGCCAAGAAGCCGGCAGCTGCTCCCGCCGAGAAGCCCGCAGCTCCCGCCGCCAAGGCCGCCGCTCCCGCCGAGAGCCCCCTGGCGCACCTGCGCGGCACCACGCAGAAGGCCAACCGGATCCGGCAGATCACCGCCAAGAAGACCCGGGAATCGCTGCAGACCACCGCGCAGCTGACGCAGGTCCACGAGGTCGACATGACCAAGATCGTGGCGCTGCGAGCCAAGGCCAAGAAGAGCTTCGCCGAGCGCGAAGGCGTCAATCTGACGTACCTGCCGTTCATCGCCAGGGCCGTCATCGACGCACTCAAGGCGCACCCGAACATCAACGCCAGCTACAACGAGGACGCCAAGGAGATCACCTACTACGACGCCGAGCACCTCGGCTTCGCGGTGGACACCGATCAGGGTCTGCTGTCGCCGGTGGTCAAGAACGCGGGCGACCTGTCGCTGGGCGGGTTGGCTCGGGCCATCAACGACATCGCAAGCCGGGCCCGCTCGGGCAATCTGAAGCCTGACGAGCTGTCCGGCGGCACGTTCACGATCACCAACATCGGCAGCCAGGGCGCCTTGTTCGACACCCCGATCCTGGTGCCGCCTCAGGCGGCGATGCTGGGCACCGGTGCCATCGTCAAGCGCCCGCGGGTGATCGTCGACGAGTTCGGCAACGAGTCCATCGGTGTGCGGTCGGTGAGCTACCTTCCGTTGACCTACGACCACCGCCTGGTCGACGGTGCCGACGCCGGCCGCTTCTTGACGACGGTGAAGCGCCGCCTCGAAGAGGGGGCCTTCGAGGGCGATCTCGGTCTCTGA
- the lipB gene encoding lipoyl(octanoyl) transferase LipB, translating to MSSIRSSSAAVDVRQLGILDYRSAWDTQRALADARVAGGPDTLLLLEHSSVYTAGRRTEDGERPQDGTPVVDTDRGGKITWHGPGQLVGYPIIGLTEPLDVVNFVRRLEEALITVCTEFGLDAGRVEGRSGVWLPADATRPERKIGAIGIRVARGVTLHGFALNCDCDLGAFTSIIPCGIADAGVTSLTAELGRTVTVAAVRERVATAVCDALDGALPVRLRAEASVGSSQ from the coding sequence ATGAGTTCCATCCGGTCCAGCTCCGCCGCGGTCGACGTACGGCAGCTGGGCATCCTCGACTACCGCAGCGCCTGGGACACCCAGCGTGCACTCGCCGACGCCCGGGTGGCGGGCGGGCCGGACACGCTTCTGCTGCTCGAGCATTCGTCGGTGTACACCGCGGGCCGTCGCACCGAGGACGGGGAGCGGCCGCAGGACGGGACCCCTGTGGTCGACACAGACCGCGGCGGCAAGATCACCTGGCACGGCCCCGGCCAGCTGGTCGGCTACCCGATTATCGGACTGACCGAGCCGCTGGATGTGGTGAATTTCGTGCGTCGGCTCGAGGAGGCACTGATCACGGTGTGCACCGAGTTCGGTCTGGACGCCGGCCGGGTCGAGGGCCGCTCGGGAGTGTGGCTGCCGGCCGACGCGACACGACCGGAGCGCAAGATCGGCGCCATCGGCATCCGGGTGGCGCGGGGGGTCACCCTGCATGGGTTCGCGTTGAATTGCGACTGTGATCTGGGCGCATTCACATCCATCATCCCGTGCGGCATCGCCGACGCCGGCGTCACGTCGCTGACCGCCGAACTGGGCCGCACCGTCACCGTCGCCGCCGTCCGAGAGCGGGTGGCCACCGCGGTGTGTGACGCACTCGACGGCGCCCTGCCGGTCCGTCTACGCGCCGAGGCGAGCGTAGGATCATCCCAGTGA
- the lipA gene encoding lipoyl synthase, translated as MSVVPEGRKLLRLEVRNAQTPIERKPPWIKTRAKMGPEYTELKSLVKREGLHTVCEEAGCPNIYECWEDREATFLIGGEQCTRRCDFCQIDTGKPAELDRDEPRRVAESVQAMGLRYSTVTGVARDDLPDGGAWLYAETVRYIKALNPDTGVELLIPDFNAIPEQLNEVFEARPEVLAHNVETVPRIFKRIRPAFRYQRSLDVITAARDFGLVTKSNLILGMGETPEEVRTALDDLLGAGCDLITITQYLRPSARHHPVERWVKPEEFVEHAAYAESIGFAGVLAGPLVRSSYRAGRLYQQAVEKRARSAVS; from the coding sequence GTGAGCGTCGTTCCCGAGGGCCGCAAGCTGCTGCGACTGGAAGTGCGCAACGCGCAGACCCCGATCGAACGCAAACCCCCGTGGATCAAGACCCGCGCCAAGATGGGCCCCGAGTACACCGAGCTGAAGAGCCTGGTGAAACGTGAGGGTCTGCACACGGTGTGTGAAGAAGCCGGCTGCCCCAACATCTACGAGTGCTGGGAAGACCGCGAGGCCACCTTCCTGATCGGCGGCGAGCAATGCACACGGCGCTGCGACTTCTGCCAGATCGACACCGGTAAGCCCGCCGAGCTGGACCGCGACGAACCGCGCCGGGTGGCCGAGAGCGTGCAGGCCATGGGTCTGCGGTATTCCACCGTCACCGGGGTGGCCCGTGACGATCTGCCCGACGGCGGCGCGTGGCTGTACGCCGAAACGGTGCGCTACATCAAGGCGCTCAATCCCGACACCGGTGTCGAGCTGCTGATCCCGGACTTCAACGCCATTCCCGAGCAGCTCAACGAGGTCTTCGAAGCTCGCCCGGAAGTGTTGGCGCACAACGTCGAAACCGTCCCGCGCATCTTCAAGCGCATCCGTCCGGCCTTCCGCTACCAGCGCAGCCTCGATGTCATCACCGCGGCCCGCGACTTCGGCCTGGTCACCAAGTCCAACCTCATCCTCGGCATGGGTGAGACGCCAGAAGAGGTCCGCACCGCGCTCGACGATCTGCTGGGTGCCGGCTGCGACCTGATCACCATCACCCAGTACCTGCGCCCCTCGGCTCGGCACCACCCGGTAGAGCGCTGGGTCAAGCCCGAGGAGTTCGTCGAGCACGCCGCCTATGCCGAGAGCATCGGATTCGCCGGTGTCCTGGCCGGGCCGCTGGTGCGCTCGTCGTACCGGGCCGGTCGGCTCTACCAGCAGGCCGTCGAGAAGCGGGCTCGAAGCGCCGTATCCTGA